A region from the Hydra vulgaris chromosome 08, alternate assembly HydraT2T_AEP genome encodes:
- the LOC136083218 gene encoding zinc finger MYM-type protein 1-like: MNNGEKCDRKWLMFSESIGCVFCYVCKLFSTDYDNVFVKRGFYNWKKAKQTIFGHENSKEYIQCMIKWIEFIKQNTHVDEYMVSQIKREFNYWSAILNRIVAVIRFLAGRGLAFRGHNEVIGSSNNGNYLGMLELLTQFDPVLKQHIDTFANKGKGNVNYLSKTICEELIDIMSQKVLTHIITEIKKAKYWGIIVDSTPNISHVDQLSVIFCYYLNGHVYERFFCFLQIKSHDGKSLITDILDLLERYDIDITNSRGQAYDNASNMSGKYSGLQARLKERSELAFYISCAGHSLNLVGQCSVNGIY, from the exons atgAATAATGGCGAAAAGTGCGACCGAAAATGGTTAATGTTTTCTGAATCTATTGGATGTGTATTTTGTTATGTTTGCAAGTTGTTTTCAACCGATTACGACAACGTATTTGTCAAAAGAGGCTTTTACAATTGGAAAAAAGCCAAACAAACTATTTTCGGCCACGAAAACAGCAAAGAATATATTCAATGTATGATTAAGTGGATAGAattcataaaacaaaatactcaTGTCGATGAATATATGGTAAGCCAGATTAAAAGGGAATTTAATTATTGGTCTGCAATCTTAAATAGAATAGTTGCGGTTATTCGTTTTTTAGCCGGAAGAGGTTTAGCATTTCGAGGCCATAATGAAGTTATAGGATCGTCAAATAACGGAAATTACTTAGGCATGTTAGAACTGTTGACTCAATTTGATCCAGTTTTAAAGCAACACATTGACACTTTTGCAAATAAAGGCAAAGGTAATGTAAATTATTTGTCTAAAACTATTTGTGAAGAGCTAATTGATATTATGTCTCAAAAGGTTTTAACGCACATTATTAccgaaataaaaaaagcaaaatactgGGGAATTATCGTAGATTCGACTCCTAATATTTCTCACGTGGATCAACTTTCTgtgatattttgttattatctaAATGGCCACGTGTATGaacgatttttttgttttctacaaATTAAAAGCCACGACGGTAAATCTTTGATTACTGACATTTTAGATCTACTGGAAAGATATGATATTGATATAACCAATAGTCGGGGACAGGCATACGATAATGCAAGCAATATGTCTGGTAAATATTCTGGATTACAAGCACGTTTAAAAGAGCGGAGTGAATTAGCTTTTTATATCTCCTGCGCTGGacattctttaaatttagtagGGCAGTGCAGTGTCA ATGGGATTTACTGA